From a single Cydia amplana chromosome 10, ilCydAmpl1.1, whole genome shotgun sequence genomic region:
- the LOC134651714 gene encoding mucin-2-like, translated as MRCLLILGSLFIISGPIIVTDKPPVIQSPVDKNPGGPRTEIISNVSRNSSQLKTTSNTKNKQKVKTKLKKDGSTVTILVDKTKTKNKTKGLYDSFDETNHTVIQGGTEEQDILTKEKQQRLKEISVAKNVTRQKIVTNPDGTIKSNTVKTKVSAKDKKSVKSKESETLVRTKKAVTTEAPKCTLPPMPPTTTTETPCITVPPKPTKTTTEAPCITVPPKPTKTTTEAPCITVPPTPPCDTPTTTTTTEPPRLPCGCKRTTTTTEKPNTWPCGHPKPRD; from the exons ATGCGGTGTCTATTGATATTGGGGTCTTTGTTTATAATATCg GGTCCTATTATTGTAACAGACAAGCCGCCTGTGATCCAGTCTCCCGTGGATAAAAATCCAG GTGGGCCTCGAACGGAAATAATATCCAACG tTTCGAGAAATTCATCACAACTCAAAA CCACATCTAACACCAAAAACAAGCAAAAGGTAAAGACCAAACTAAAGAAAGACGGCAGTACCGTCACCATCCTGGTCGACAAAACGAAGACCAAAAACAAAACGAAAGGATTGTACGATTCCTTTGACGAGACAAACCACACCGTCATACAAGGCGGAACAGAAGAACAAGACATtttaacaaaagaaaaacaacaaAGACTAAAAGAAATAAGCGTTGCCAAGAATGTCACTCGACAAAAGATCGTAACCAACCCGGATGGAACTATCAAGTCAAACACGGTCAAAACAAAGGTTTCAGCGAAAGATAAAAAGTCCGTAAAGTCtaaagaatcggagacgttagTGCGTACGAAGAAGGCGGTCACCACCGAAGCGCCAAAATGTACTCTCCCGCCGATGCCACCGACAACTACAACTGAAACGCCGTGTATAACCGTCCCGCCGAAGCCGACGAAAACTACAACTGAAGCGCCGTGTATAACCGTCCCGCCGAAGCCGACGAAAACTACAACTGAAGCGCCGTGTATAACCGTCCCGCCGACGCCGCCATGTGACACGCCGACAACGACAACGACGACGGAACCGCCGCGACTGCCGTGCGGATGCAAACGGACAACGACTACGACTGAAAAACCGAACACGTGGCCGTGTGGTCACCCTAAACCAAGGGATTAG